A part of Melittangium boletus DSM 14713 genomic DNA contains:
- a CDS encoding hybrid sensor histidine kinase/response regulator, producing the protein MSGPSTSTANRRILVVDDNQAIHQDFRKILCAPPATAALDAMEAALFGGVAAPSADAGFEVDSAHQGEEGVARVKAAMAEGRPYALAFVDIRMPPGIDGVETALRLWKEDEDLQVVLCSAYSDYSWEEMTQRLGVSQRLLILRKPFDNIEVRQLAHALTEKWALLRQSHRRMEDLTREVQEWTQELAIANDRLRKEMEDRAKLEVRLVQAQRLEALGRLTAGLAHEINNPLSVIMASVGFMRSELEEHTKGGRSLDSSELSEVCSDALIGAERILRIVNDFRLFSRLDSEPQKLVDLREVLDHALSGASYNLGKAQVVRDFQDVPPVWGSEQGLEQVFMGLLNNAGYATKGGEDPRVSVIARQREEGWVMVEVRDNGVGIAPEHLGRIFDPFFTTKPPGTGTGLGLSICYGIVSGLGGAIEVDSTPGKGSTFRVKLPRAPENAAAL; encoded by the coding sequence ATGAGCGGGCCCAGCACAAGCACGGCCAACCGCCGCATTCTGGTGGTGGACGACAACCAGGCCATTCACCAGGACTTCCGCAAGATTCTGTGCGCCCCACCGGCCACCGCCGCGCTGGACGCCATGGAGGCCGCGCTCTTCGGCGGCGTGGCGGCCCCCAGCGCGGACGCGGGCTTCGAGGTGGATTCGGCCCACCAGGGCGAGGAGGGCGTGGCGCGCGTGAAGGCGGCCATGGCCGAGGGGCGCCCCTATGCGCTCGCCTTCGTGGACATCCGCATGCCGCCGGGCATCGACGGGGTGGAGACGGCGCTGCGCCTGTGGAAGGAGGACGAGGATCTCCAGGTGGTGCTCTGCTCGGCCTACTCCGACTACTCGTGGGAGGAGATGACGCAGCGGCTGGGCGTCAGCCAGCGCCTGCTCATCCTGCGCAAGCCCTTCGACAACATCGAGGTGCGCCAGCTCGCCCACGCGCTCACGGAGAAGTGGGCCCTCCTGCGCCAGAGCCACAGGCGCATGGAGGACCTGACGCGCGAGGTGCAGGAGTGGACCCAGGAGCTGGCGATCGCCAATGACCGGCTGCGCAAGGAGATGGAGGACCGGGCGAAGCTCGAGGTCCGCCTGGTGCAGGCGCAGCGGCTCGAGGCGCTCGGTCGGCTCACGGCGGGGCTCGCGCATGAGATCAACAACCCCCTGAGCGTCATCATGGCGAGCGTGGGCTTCATGCGCTCGGAGCTGGAGGAGCACACCAAGGGCGGCCGCTCCCTGGACTCGAGCGAGCTGAGCGAGGTGTGCTCGGACGCGCTCATCGGCGCCGAGCGCATCCTCCGCATCGTCAATGACTTCCGGCTCTTCTCGCGGCTGGACAGCGAGCCGCAGAAGCTGGTGGACCTGCGCGAGGTGCTGGACCATGCCCTGTCCGGGGCGAGCTACAACCTGGGCAAGGCGCAGGTGGTGCGTGACTTCCAGGACGTGCCGCCCGTGTGGGGCAGCGAGCAGGGTCTGGAGCAGGTGTTCATGGGCCTGCTCAACAACGCGGGCTACGCCACCAAGGGCGGGGAGGATCCGCGGGTGAGCGTCATCGCGCGCCAGCGCGAGGAGGGGTGGGTGATGGTGGAGGTGCGCGACAACGGGGTGGGCATCGCCCCGGAGCACCTGGGCCGCATCTTCGATCCCTTCTTCACCACCAAACCGCCGGGCACGGGCACGGGCCTGGGCCTGTCCATCTGCTACGGCATCGTCTCGGGCCTGGGCGGCGCCATCGAGGTGGACAGCACTCCGGGCAAGGGCTCCACCTTCCGGGTGAAGCTGCCCCGGGCACCCGAGAACGCGGCGGCCCTCTGA
- a CDS encoding GNAT family N-acetyltransferase, whose amino-acid sequence MAPVIRPARPEDGPALGRMGAALIQMHHDQDPRRFMAPGDDAESGYRWWLTKELKRAGAVVLVAEREGAVVGYAYGTVEGRDWNALREPHGELHDLWVEASARGGGVGAALAEELVRRLRAQGVPRIMLMAEVGNDSARRLFTRLGWRPTMVEMTRELVPPSEA is encoded by the coding sequence ATGGCCCCCGTCATCCGCCCCGCCCGCCCCGAGGATGGCCCCGCGCTCGGGAGGATGGGCGCGGCGCTCATCCAGATGCACCATGACCAGGACCCCCGGCGCTTCATGGCGCCCGGCGACGACGCGGAGTCCGGCTACCGGTGGTGGCTGACGAAGGAACTCAAGCGCGCGGGCGCGGTGGTGCTGGTGGCCGAGCGGGAGGGCGCGGTGGTGGGCTACGCCTATGGCACCGTGGAGGGCCGGGACTGGAACGCGCTCCGGGAGCCCCATGGCGAGCTGCATGACCTGTGGGTGGAGGCCTCCGCGCGGGGGGGCGGCGTGGGCGCGGCGCTCGCCGAGGAGTTGGTGCGGCGGCTGCGCGCCCAGGGCGTGCCGCGCATCATGCTGATGGCCGAGGTGGGCAACGACTCCGCGCGGCGGCTCTTCACGCGCTTGGGGTGGCGCCCCACCATGGTGGAGATGACGCGCGAGCTGGTGCCTCCATCCGAGGCCTGA
- a CDS encoding PhoD-like phosphatase N-terminal domain-containing protein: protein MKDGQAYFPQAVASGEPGAHDVVLWTRAVDPRHPGARLSLSLQVARDARFEHRVLESSGLSTSCAHDHTLKVRVTNLEPCTRYHYRFLVEKDGQCLGSVTGRTRTGPESLQERPLHFVVAHYQDFLRGGRLLAHGEDPDFILFMADSLHDAGGRPLAPSAAPSVSRSRDLCRAWRALPGPRRWHTDYPVLVMWDDTRPARWQATRRALCDYLPVDMPAEPLGEGPRTRSPVADAA from the coding sequence GTGAAAGACGGACAGGCGTACTTTCCCCAGGCGGTGGCCTCGGGAGAGCCTGGGGCCCATGACGTGGTGTTGTGGACCCGGGCGGTGGATCCCCGGCATCCGGGCGCCCGGCTCTCGCTCTCCCTCCAGGTCGCCCGGGACGCGCGCTTCGAGCACCGCGTGCTGGAGTCCTCCGGGCTCTCCACCTCGTGCGCGCATGATCACACCTTGAAGGTCCGGGTGACGAACCTGGAGCCGTGCACGCGCTATCACTACCGCTTCCTCGTGGAGAAGGACGGCCAGTGCCTGGGCTCCGTCACGGGCCGCACGCGCACCGGCCCCGAGTCCCTCCAGGAGCGGCCCCTGCACTTCGTGGTGGCCCACTATCAGGACTTCCTGCGCGGGGGGCGGCTCCTGGCGCACGGAGAGGATCCGGACTTCATCCTCTTCATGGCCGACTCCCTGCACGACGCCGGAGGCCGTCCGCTCGCCCCGTCCGCCGCGCCCTCGGTGTCGCGCTCCCGGGATTTGTGCCGCGCCTGGCGGGCCCTGCCGGGCCCGAGGCGCTGGCACACGGACTACCCCGTGCTCGTCATGTGGGACGACACCCGTCCCGCGCGGTGGCAGGCCACGCGGCGGGCCCTGTGTGACTACCTGCCCGTGGACATGCCCGCCGAACCCCTGGGGGAAGGCCCCCGGACGCGCTCCCCGGTGGCCGACGCCGCGTGA
- a CDS encoding oxygenase MpaB family protein, which translates to MPSSLWTHDFMDDMRMQMDPLADGVIEKLFADGKVDSVNQLMRSLVGNDDLPSNKLPAYVMEYLLRTKASVPRLDAEKLRRAQEVFELFGPEVMMILGFYSLPAAYAARRGVQVLARTGSLRNRPVRRVFETAQMVVDVMSQGGLESNGRGVRTTQKVRLMHAAVRHMIRRDWRAPWPARELGEPINQEDMAGTLMTFSYVVLEGMKALRIELTPEQQDAWMYAWKAVGRILGVTERLLPDSLDEARALTLLIRQRQVEPCPEGVALTGALIEGMKEMVPRPLEGLPASMIHFFLDQDQWQGLNVADMMQVPRPDWTTSIAQAITCVGGFTDWVGDHTFLPAKLLRLLSKDIVEAMLRAEAGGQRTHFHIPEQLQTSWNLKPLVRRPSGTHRVQDALVTDASLRVA; encoded by the coding sequence ATGCCGTCGAGCCTCTGGACTCACGACTTCATGGACGACATGCGGATGCAGATGGATCCGCTCGCCGATGGAGTCATCGAGAAGCTGTTCGCGGATGGAAAGGTGGACTCGGTCAACCAGCTCATGCGCTCGCTGGTGGGAAACGACGATCTACCCTCCAACAAACTGCCCGCCTACGTGATGGAGTACCTGCTGCGCACCAAGGCGTCCGTGCCCCGGCTGGACGCGGAGAAGCTGCGCCGGGCCCAGGAGGTCTTCGAGCTGTTCGGCCCCGAGGTGATGATGATCCTCGGCTTCTACTCCCTGCCGGCGGCGTACGCGGCGCGCCGGGGGGTGCAGGTGCTCGCGCGCACGGGCTCGCTGCGCAACCGCCCGGTGCGGCGCGTCTTCGAGACGGCGCAGATGGTCGTGGACGTGATGAGCCAGGGGGGCCTGGAGAGCAATGGCCGGGGAGTGCGCACCACGCAGAAGGTGCGGCTGATGCACGCGGCCGTCCGCCACATGATCCGCCGGGACTGGCGCGCCCCCTGGCCCGCGCGGGAGCTGGGAGAGCCCATCAACCAGGAGGACATGGCCGGCACGCTGATGACGTTCTCCTATGTCGTGCTCGAGGGCATGAAGGCACTGCGCATCGAGCTGACGCCAGAGCAGCAGGACGCCTGGATGTATGCCTGGAAGGCCGTGGGGAGGATCCTCGGCGTGACCGAGCGGCTGCTGCCGGACAGCCTGGACGAGGCGCGCGCGCTCACCCTGCTCATCCGCCAACGCCAGGTGGAGCCCTGTCCCGAGGGCGTGGCCCTGACGGGCGCGCTCATCGAGGGCATGAAGGAGATGGTGCCCAGGCCCCTGGAGGGTCTGCCCGCGAGCATGATCCACTTCTTCCTCGACCAGGACCAATGGCAGGGGCTCAACGTGGCGGACATGATGCAGGTGCCCCGGCCGGACTGGACGACGAGCATCGCGCAGGCCATCACCTGCGTGGGCGGCTTCACCGACTGGGTGGGGGACCACACCTTCCTGCCCGCCAAGCTCCTGCGCCTGCTGAGCAAGGACATCGTCGAGGCGATGCTGCGGGCGGAGGCCGGGGGCCAGCGCACCCACTTCCACATTCCGGAGCAATTGCAGACGAGCTGGAACCTCAAGCCCCTGGTGCGCCGCCCCTCGGGGACGCATCGGGTGCAGGACGCGCTCGTCACGGACGCCAGCCTGAGGGTGGCCTGA
- a CDS encoding AAA family ATPase produces the protein MHALAAFLPGSLMRALREDDTRPREGAWREQPGAVLFADLTGFTPLAETLDQGGPSGAERLRELLDAYFSQLIDTLRAHGGDVLRFAGDALVALWPAESQEELPRAVTLAARCALVAQSLIEASMPVAGMRTRIKVGIGAGRVRLSDVGGEQGHWDFLASGEPLLEMVQAEHAAQPGDIIVGPQAWRHVPEAQGEPRGPAGFKLLALAPVPLPTVLPMEPAPHLEPALRAYLPRVVSLRLEAGHGQWLSEFRTVTVLFINLGDPAFAASQHPEALQLALRTLQAILFRHGGSANQVVVDDKGVVMVAAFGLPPLSHEDDAVRAVQAALEVRAALRERGATYRLGLATGRVFCGTMGGDTRREYVMVGHTVNLAARLMQAAVDDILCDASTLQLSASRVRFELLPPLKMKGITHSVPIFRPQESGLEPESGRSTRVVGRQHERSRLSAAVRALAEAGTGGTVLIDAEAGMGKSVLVAEALEEARARGLSTAQGAGSPEERSRAYHAWRSVLPALLGLEGAQDAATRAAHLLQRMRHRPEQAAWAPLLNGVLPVQLPEGDLPQHMTAALRGANTRELLVQLLDDASRERPRVVVLDDAHWMDSASWELALAVQRRVKRLLLVLCTRPPAETAIAEYRQLREAPGTLNLSLERMPQDEVLTLVCQRLGARRLPTPVVTLLRERAEGHPFFSEQLACALRDAGHLTVERGECRWVSGTGGQPAPGIPGTIQGLLISRMDRLTPQQQLTVKVASVLGRTFPFALLRDIHPVESDRASLPEQLAALHRLGLVEPEAPSDEGPVYAFKHVLIQEAAYHLMAFSQRRELHRAVAQHHERAGHGAEHLPLLAHHWHRAEEPERALSYLERAAETAAARGAPREAITLLTQALELSASGPPTPPPRATRWHARLAAAHHALGEMEPALTQGDRALRLLGDSRPVNRWAWMRRLLVEGGQHLARLVLSRGRPPAPPSDEERERLTLAAGLFALLSEQTFYENRLLESITSNFAAVNRAERARAFSTAAVSYNALGYMAGMGRARGLARHYFRRAGASGPSPHTDVVEGAYHLTFGRWEEGLRQVERGIAAARRINDCFTQCTGLEVLGMGLEMARAPGAAQAVRETLLQVATEAASAVNSMWALSEMAPTLLQLARLEEAQTRLREAQALLPHSDPLAVLRYHCNAALVAYRAGEGVQSLGHAREALRMLRLRPVVVWSDVTSLSALVQACLELWEEAQGASASVQAEVRALMRESLRVLHKASRLYPTALSRAARLEGTRAWLEGKPARAQTLWRRALEYARAYRMPTDEGLAHQALARAAAPSSATRVLHHHQARRLFEHLGAHGLIQALDRWEYPSTLPGQPMPKSIVL, from the coding sequence TTGCACGCCCTCGCGGCGTTCCTGCCCGGCTCGCTCATGCGGGCCCTGCGGGAGGATGACACGCGCCCCCGCGAAGGGGCCTGGCGCGAGCAGCCCGGCGCGGTCCTCTTCGCCGACCTCACGGGCTTCACCCCCCTCGCCGAGACGCTGGACCAGGGTGGCCCCTCGGGCGCCGAGCGTCTGCGGGAACTCCTCGACGCCTACTTCTCCCAGCTCATCGACACCCTGCGCGCCCACGGGGGTGACGTGCTGCGCTTCGCCGGGGACGCGCTGGTGGCGCTCTGGCCGGCGGAGTCCCAGGAGGAGTTGCCTCGCGCGGTGACGCTCGCGGCGCGGTGCGCCCTGGTGGCCCAGTCCCTCATCGAGGCGAGCATGCCGGTGGCCGGGATGCGCACGCGCATCAAGGTGGGCATCGGCGCGGGCCGCGTGCGGCTGTCCGACGTGGGGGGCGAGCAGGGCCACTGGGACTTCCTCGCCTCGGGGGAGCCCCTGCTGGAGATGGTCCAGGCGGAGCACGCGGCGCAGCCAGGAGACATCATCGTCGGCCCCCAGGCCTGGCGCCACGTGCCCGAGGCCCAGGGCGAGCCCCGGGGCCCGGCGGGCTTCAAGCTGCTCGCGCTCGCGCCCGTCCCCCTGCCCACCGTGCTCCCCATGGAACCCGCGCCCCACCTGGAGCCCGCGCTGCGCGCCTACCTGCCGCGCGTCGTCTCCCTGCGGCTGGAGGCCGGCCATGGCCAATGGCTGTCCGAGTTCCGCACCGTCACGGTGCTCTTCATCAACCTGGGAGACCCAGCGTTCGCCGCGAGCCAGCATCCCGAGGCGTTGCAGCTCGCGCTGCGCACCCTCCAGGCCATCCTCTTCCGCCACGGGGGCAGCGCCAACCAGGTGGTGGTGGACGACAAGGGCGTGGTGATGGTGGCGGCCTTCGGACTGCCACCCCTGTCGCACGAGGACGACGCGGTGCGCGCGGTGCAGGCGGCGCTCGAGGTGCGCGCGGCGCTGCGGGAGCGAGGCGCGACGTACCGGCTGGGGCTGGCCACCGGGCGCGTCTTCTGCGGCACCATGGGCGGGGACACCCGGCGCGAGTACGTGATGGTGGGCCACACGGTGAACCTGGCGGCGCGGCTGATGCAAGCCGCCGTGGACGACATCCTGTGCGACGCCTCCACGCTGCAACTGTCCGCCTCACGGGTGCGCTTCGAGCTGCTGCCGCCCCTCAAGATGAAGGGCATCACCCACTCCGTACCCATCTTCAGGCCCCAGGAGAGCGGACTGGAGCCGGAAAGTGGGCGGAGCACCCGGGTGGTGGGACGTCAGCACGAGCGCTCGCGGCTGTCCGCCGCGGTGCGCGCGCTGGCCGAGGCGGGCACGGGGGGCACCGTGCTCATCGACGCGGAGGCCGGCATGGGCAAGTCCGTGCTGGTGGCGGAGGCGCTGGAGGAGGCGCGCGCCCGGGGCCTGTCCACCGCCCAGGGCGCGGGCTCGCCCGAGGAGCGCTCCCGGGCCTACCATGCCTGGCGCTCCGTGCTCCCCGCCCTCCTCGGACTGGAGGGAGCCCAGGACGCGGCCACCCGCGCCGCGCACCTGCTCCAGCGCATGCGCCACCGGCCCGAGCAGGCCGCCTGGGCGCCGCTGCTCAACGGGGTGCTGCCCGTGCAGCTGCCCGAGGGCGACTTGCCCCAGCACATGACGGCCGCCTTGCGCGGAGCCAACACCCGCGAGTTGCTGGTGCAGCTTCTCGACGATGCCAGCCGCGAGCGGCCCCGCGTGGTGGTGCTGGACGACGCGCATTGGATGGACTCGGCCTCGTGGGAGCTGGCGCTCGCGGTGCAGCGCCGCGTCAAACGGCTGTTGCTGGTGCTCTGCACGCGGCCTCCCGCCGAGACGGCCATCGCCGAGTACCGGCAGCTGCGCGAGGCGCCCGGCACGCTGAACCTGTCGCTCGAGCGCATGCCCCAGGACGAGGTGCTCACGCTCGTGTGCCAGCGGCTCGGCGCGCGGCGGCTGCCCACCCCCGTGGTGACGCTCCTGCGCGAGCGCGCCGAGGGCCACCCCTTCTTCAGCGAGCAACTGGCGTGCGCCCTGCGCGACGCGGGCCACCTCACCGTCGAGCGGGGCGAGTGCCGCTGGGTGTCGGGCACGGGTGGGCAACCCGCGCCGGGGATTCCCGGCACCATCCAGGGCCTGCTCATCAGCCGGATGGATCGCCTGACGCCACAGCAGCAGCTCACCGTGAAGGTGGCCAGCGTGCTGGGCCGCACCTTTCCCTTCGCGCTCCTGCGCGACATCCACCCCGTGGAGTCGGATCGCGCGTCACTGCCCGAGCAGCTCGCCGCCCTGCACCGCCTGGGGCTCGTGGAGCCCGAGGCGCCCTCGGACGAGGGCCCCGTGTATGCCTTCAAGCACGTCCTCATCCAGGAAGCGGCCTACCACCTCATGGCCTTCTCCCAGCGGCGCGAGCTGCACCGCGCCGTGGCCCAGCACCACGAGCGCGCGGGGCACGGAGCGGAACACCTGCCCCTGCTCGCCCACCACTGGCACCGGGCGGAGGAGCCCGAGCGGGCGTTGTCCTATCTGGAGCGCGCCGCCGAGACAGCCGCGGCGCGCGGCGCTCCCCGGGAAGCCATCACCCTGCTCACCCAGGCCCTGGAGTTGTCCGCGAGCGGCCCCCCCACGCCTCCCCCGCGCGCCACCCGCTGGCACGCCCGGCTCGCCGCGGCGCACCACGCCCTGGGGGAGATGGAGCCCGCGCTCACCCAGGGGGACCGCGCCCTGCGGCTGCTCGGCGACTCGCGCCCCGTCAACCGCTGGGCCTGGATGCGCCGGCTCCTCGTGGAAGGCGGCCAGCACCTCGCGCGGCTCGTCCTGTCGCGCGGGCGGCCTCCCGCTCCGCCCTCGGACGAGGAGCGCGAACGGCTCACGCTCGCCGCGGGCCTCTTCGCCCTCCTCTCCGAGCAGACCTTCTACGAGAACCGGCTCCTCGAGAGCATCACCTCCAACTTCGCCGCGGTGAACCGGGCGGAGCGGGCGCGCGCCTTCTCCACCGCGGCCGTGTCCTACAACGCGCTGGGCTACATGGCGGGCATGGGCCGCGCGCGGGGACTCGCGCGCCACTACTTCCGCCGCGCGGGCGCCTCCGGCCCCAGTCCCCACACCGACGTGGTCGAGGGCGCCTACCACCTCACCTTCGGCCGCTGGGAAGAGGGCCTGCGGCAGGTGGAGCGGGGAATCGCCGCGGCCCGGCGAATCAATGACTGCTTCACCCAGTGCACGGGCCTGGAGGTGCTGGGCATGGGGCTGGAGATGGCGCGCGCGCCGGGCGCCGCCCAGGCCGTGCGAGAAACCCTGCTCCAGGTGGCCACCGAGGCCGCGAGCGCCGTCAACTCCATGTGGGCCCTCTCGGAGATGGCGCCCACGCTGCTGCAGCTCGCCCGGCTGGAGGAGGCCCAGACGCGGCTGCGCGAGGCCCAGGCGCTGCTGCCCCACTCGGATCCCCTCGCCGTGCTGCGCTACCACTGCAACGCGGCGCTCGTGGCGTACCGCGCGGGCGAGGGTGTGCAGTCCCTGGGCCACGCCCGCGAGGCCTTGCGCATGCTGCGTCTGCGGCCCGTGGTGGTCTGGTCCGACGTCACCTCGCTCAGCGCGCTGGTGCAAGCCTGTCTGGAATTGTGGGAGGAGGCCCAGGGCGCCAGTGCCTCCGTGCAGGCCGAGGTCCGCGCCTTGATGCGCGAGTCCCTGCGTGTCCTGCACAAGGCGAGCCGTCTGTACCCCACCGCGCTCAGCCGCGCCGCGCGCCTGGAGGGCACCCGCGCCTGGCTCGAGGGAAAGCCCGCCCGAGCCCAGACACTCTGGCGGCGCGCGCTCGAGTACGCGCGCGCCTACCGCATGCCCACCGACGAGGGCCTTGCCCACCAGGCGCTCGCCCGTGCCGCCGCTCCCTCGAGCGCCACCCGCGTCCTCCACCACCACCAGGCGCGCCGGCTGTTCGAGCACCTGGGTGCTCACGGGTTGATACAAGCGCTCGACAGGTGGGAGTACCCCTCAACACTCCCCGGACAACCCATGCCCAAAAGCATTGTCTTGTGA
- a CDS encoding immunity 52 family protein has protein sequence MAESRSSLPQALTDHAQTNEAHYLGVYWLARRETAERCAQRTEHLFQSLAGCDRNLSNWYIKGRTLEEATEKRLEPHASALQREFLQQEEREGRMRGEGFSLSLWNGAHPEGETGLSLLCGEASPWVTNSCLLNLPREGPTAERLLRAPALSSILRAMVLAFEPEWGIATAHEHLDLVTESTEVGTFAGWLTYFAHRRGVLPALPPSVQLEPVDALGTLVILTSERFTAANPTHVALAREVSERLTHAGLLSPLHPESS, from the coding sequence ATGGCAGAATCAAGATCATCCCTCCCCCAAGCCCTCACTGATCACGCCCAGACAAACGAGGCTCACTATCTGGGAGTGTATTGGCTGGCACGGAGGGAAACCGCCGAGCGCTGCGCCCAACGCACCGAGCACCTCTTTCAATCGCTGGCGGGTTGCGACCGGAACCTGTCGAATTGGTACATCAAGGGCCGGACTCTCGAGGAAGCGACGGAGAAGCGGCTCGAGCCCCATGCGTCGGCCCTCCAACGGGAGTTCCTTCAGCAAGAGGAGCGAGAGGGACGAATGCGTGGTGAAGGCTTCTCCTTGAGTCTTTGGAATGGAGCGCACCCCGAGGGAGAAACAGGCCTCTCCCTCCTGTGTGGCGAAGCATCTCCCTGGGTGACCAACTCCTGTCTGTTGAATCTCCCGCGTGAGGGCCCCACGGCGGAGCGTCTGCTGCGCGCCCCCGCCCTCTCCAGCATCCTGCGCGCCATGGTCCTGGCCTTCGAGCCCGAGTGGGGCATCGCCACCGCCCATGAGCACCTCGACCTGGTGACGGAGTCCACCGAGGTGGGCACCTTCGCGGGCTGGCTCACCTATTTCGCCCACCGCCGTGGGGTCCTGCCCGCCCTGCCACCGTCCGTCCAACTCGAGCCCGTGGATGCCCTCGGCACCCTCGTCATCCTCACCTCCGAGCGCTTCACCGCCGCCAATCCCACCCACGTGGCACTCGCCCGCGAGGTCTCCGAGCGTCTGACCCACGCGGGACTTCTCTCTCCCCTCCACCCGGAGTCTTCCTGA
- a CDS encoding Tox-REase-5 domain-containing protein produces the protein MFRREGHFQRAAARLALVLVLVATMEARAAPADDVQHLLEHAGLPGHAHLSQGMPLTPDRAQALWLGLLDSTPTARSFAPRTVLARLLRDALASGQSLPYATLRTQAERFRRLVVVRPDGYACVALTGAPLAPLGRPVQREGQLHVQLLRVGAFYFDEAGVFFAVDESLRPQGLPLGEVPLARDPATAALLGAQDAVEQMARALAEFLTHPVRSLDGLRQLPSALAGLIASSPEYFARYGAMNLETQIREASRLAAHLLTLEAGLASQGARMAGAARLPVLSLSARGELVTRVVAVPSGARISTLGAGAASASLVFMAQGSPLSGNSSWTPPSGGPGQWIQKPEAMSDEARRYQSQVTGAPEGWVYRVRTGPGPRDFVDFDGFRDGVLLETKGPGYQELLRKMHGKEWFDGLNGMIGQAQRQLRASGGLPIHWHFAERSVANLMSRLLKERGHGRIKIIPPPSPH, from the coding sequence GTGTTCCGCCGCGAAGGGCATTTCCAGCGTGCCGCCGCACGACTGGCGCTCGTGCTCGTGCTCGTGGCAACGATGGAGGCCCGGGCCGCGCCAGCGGATGATGTCCAGCACCTGCTGGAGCACGCGGGCCTGCCCGGGCACGCCCACCTGTCCCAGGGAATGCCCCTCACCCCGGACCGAGCCCAGGCGCTCTGGCTCGGCCTGCTGGACAGCACGCCCACCGCGCGCTCCTTCGCTCCCCGCACCGTCCTGGCCCGCCTGCTGCGCGATGCCCTCGCCTCGGGGCAATCCCTGCCCTACGCCACGCTGCGCACCCAGGCCGAGCGCTTCCGTCGTCTCGTCGTGGTGCGTCCAGATGGCTACGCCTGCGTCGCGCTCACCGGGGCCCCCCTGGCGCCCCTGGGGCGCCCCGTCCAGAGAGAGGGCCAACTCCACGTCCAACTTCTGCGCGTGGGTGCCTTTTACTTCGACGAGGCCGGCGTCTTCTTCGCGGTGGATGAGTCCTTGCGACCCCAGGGCCTGCCGCTCGGGGAAGTGCCCCTGGCTCGCGACCCCGCCACGGCCGCTCTCCTCGGAGCCCAGGACGCCGTGGAGCAGATGGCACGCGCCCTTGCCGAGTTCCTCACCCATCCCGTGCGCTCGTTGGACGGCCTGCGCCAGTTGCCCTCGGCTCTCGCGGGCCTCATCGCCTCCTCTCCCGAGTACTTCGCTCGCTACGGCGCCATGAACCTGGAGACCCAGATTCGCGAGGCATCCCGGTTGGCGGCCCACCTGTTGACACTCGAGGCAGGCCTCGCCTCTCAAGGCGCCCGCATGGCCGGGGCCGCGCGCCTACCCGTGCTCTCCCTCTCCGCCCGGGGCGAATTGGTGACACGCGTGGTGGCCGTGCCCTCGGGAGCCCGCATCTCGACGCTGGGCGCAGGGGCCGCTTCCGCCTCCCTCGTCTTCATGGCCCAGGGATCGCCTCTCTCGGGCAACTCCTCCTGGACTCCGCCCTCCGGAGGGCCAGGTCAGTGGATTCAGAAGCCCGAGGCCATGTCCGATGAGGCCCGGCGCTACCAGTCCCAGGTGACGGGCGCTCCCGAGGGCTGGGTGTACCGGGTGCGCACCGGCCCGGGCCCCAGGGACTTCGTCGACTTCGATGGATTCCGCGACGGTGTCCTCCTGGAAACCAAGGGCCCCGGCTACCAGGAACTCCTCCGTAAAATGCATGGCAAGGAGTGGTTCGATGGACTCAATGGGATGATCGGACAGGCACAACGACAACTGCGCGCGTCCGGGGGTCTCCCCATCCATTGGCACTTCGCCGAACGAAGCGTAGCGAACCTGATGAGCAGACTCCTCAAGGAAAGAGGCCATGGCAGAATCAAGATCATCCCTCCCCCAAGCCCTCACTGA